From Posidoniimonas polymericola, a single genomic window includes:
- a CDS encoding rhamnogalacturonan lyase, with protein sequence MTRFPSTLAALLTLCATVTAERQAEHVTRGLVAVRAEGERVFAGWRLLASDPPGVGFNLYRVTESGERELVNDSPLLGPTSTWDANAGDAVGYEVSAVYAGAEEPRSATAPLWEHDYLEIPIDPIDGYRPGDASVGDLDGDGQFEIVLHQTSRGRDNGSAGVTGEPVLDAYRLDGTRLWRINLGKNIREGQHYTQFMVYDLDGDGRAEVACKTADGTTDGQGKVIGDPDKDWRTLEEGSQRNGRILDGPEYFTIFDGQTGAALATADFVPDRDPIDGWGGIGGNAGNDSYGNRCDRFLAGVAYLDGERPSVVMSRGVYGRTAITAWDWRDGKLSIRWKFDTGPSRPPYRDASPYAGMGGHGLSVGDIDADGRDEIVYQAMVVDDNGEGLYSTGLRHGDAMYLTDIDPERPGQEVFTIQENEEHAERFQTPAIAMRDAQSGELLWQFSPTVDAPTGMAADIDPRFRGLEMWGGPGGLRDVHGEEIGAAPRNSRWCVWWDGDPQRELFSPGRGAFRGRPGSQQAGQATRRPPRNWRWPATTRVTKWDWENKRDEVIYECDGIATEPGPALQGDLLGDWREELLLVSPDRQSLRLYTTTIPTEYRLSTLLQDPQYRLGLVWQNVVYNKPPQPSFFLADKLEPAPQPAE encoded by the coding sequence ATGACTCGCTTCCCCTCCACCCTGGCAGCCCTGCTCACCCTCTGTGCGACGGTTACGGCCGAGCGGCAGGCAGAGCACGTTACCCGCGGCCTGGTCGCGGTGCGGGCGGAGGGCGAGCGCGTGTTCGCCGGCTGGCGGCTGCTCGCGTCCGACCCGCCCGGCGTCGGCTTCAACCTCTACCGGGTCACCGAGAGCGGTGAACGCGAGCTGGTCAACGACTCGCCGTTGCTGGGCCCTACCAGCACGTGGGACGCGAACGCGGGTGACGCGGTGGGCTACGAGGTCAGCGCGGTTTATGCCGGGGCCGAAGAGCCTCGCTCCGCCACGGCGCCCCTCTGGGAGCACGATTACCTGGAGATCCCGATCGACCCGATCGACGGCTACCGCCCCGGTGACGCCTCGGTTGGCGACCTCGACGGCGACGGGCAGTTCGAGATCGTGCTGCACCAGACTTCGCGCGGCCGCGACAACGGTTCGGCCGGCGTCACCGGCGAGCCGGTGCTCGATGCGTACCGGCTCGACGGCACACGGTTGTGGCGGATCAACCTCGGCAAGAACATCCGCGAGGGGCAGCACTACACACAATTCATGGTCTACGACCTCGACGGTGACGGCCGTGCCGAGGTCGCCTGCAAGACCGCCGACGGCACGACCGACGGCCAGGGCAAGGTTATCGGCGACCCCGACAAGGACTGGCGGACGCTCGAGGAGGGCTCGCAGCGCAACGGCCGCATCCTCGACGGCCCGGAATACTTTACGATCTTCGACGGCCAGACCGGCGCCGCGCTCGCCACGGCCGACTTTGTGCCGGACCGAGATCCGATCGACGGCTGGGGCGGTATCGGCGGCAACGCCGGCAACGACTCCTACGGCAACCGCTGCGACCGCTTCCTGGCCGGGGTCGCGTACCTGGACGGCGAGCGGCCGAGCGTCGTGATGAGCCGCGGCGTCTACGGACGCACGGCGATTACTGCCTGGGACTGGCGGGACGGCAAGCTGTCGATCCGCTGGAAGTTCGACACCGGACCGAGCCGGCCCCCGTACCGCGACGCCTCGCCCTACGCGGGGATGGGGGGCCACGGCCTGTCGGTCGGCGACATCGACGCCGACGGCCGCGACGAGATTGTCTACCAGGCGATGGTGGTCGACGACAACGGCGAGGGGCTCTACTCGACCGGCCTGCGGCACGGCGACGCCATGTACCTCACCGACATCGACCCCGAACGTCCCGGCCAGGAAGTGTTCACCATCCAGGAGAACGAAGAGCACGCCGAGCGGTTTCAGACGCCGGCAATCGCGATGCGCGACGCCCAGAGCGGCGAGCTGCTGTGGCAGTTCAGCCCCACGGTCGACGCGCCGACCGGCATGGCGGCCGACATCGACCCGCGGTTCCGCGGCCTAGAGATGTGGGGTGGGCCCGGTGGGCTCCGCGATGTGCACGGCGAAGAGATTGGCGCCGCTCCGCGCAACTCAAGGTGGTGCGTCTGGTGGGACGGCGACCCCCAGCGGGAGCTTTTCTCACCAGGACGCGGCGCGTTCCGCGGCCGACCCGGGAGCCAACAGGCGGGGCAGGCCACCCGGCGGCCGCCCCGCAACTGGCGGTGGCCCGCGACGACGCGGGTCACCAAGTGGGATTGGGAGAACAAACGCGACGAGGTGATCTACGAGTGCGACGGCATCGCCACCGAGCCCGGCCCGGCGCTGCAGGGGGACCTGCTCGGCGACTGGCGCGAGGAGCTGCTGCTGGTTTCGCCCGACCGCCAATCTCTCCGCCTGTATACCACGACCATCCCAACCGAATACCGCCTGTCAACGCTTTTGCAGGACCCGCAGTACCGGCTTGGCCTGGTGTGGCAGAATGTGGTTTACAACAAGCCGCCGCAGCCGAGCTTCTTCTTGGCCGACAAGCTCGAACCGGCGCCTCAGCCGGCAGAGTAA
- a CDS encoding ABC transporter ATP-binding protein, translated as MLRVENLTVTAGQPLLEGVTFSVGAGEYAVLMGPTGSGKTSLLETLCGLRPRGRGRIEIGGRDVSRAAVAERQIGYVSQAASLFPTMTVRENLSFPGMIRGVRAKQQREQADELAERLAVTHLLGRRAADLSGGEAQRVALGRALASKPILLLLDEPLSALDHAVHAEMVTLLKSVQQATGVTTLHVTHNRVEAQQVADRVFAIEGRCIGECAASPASGSEAAR; from the coding sequence ATGCTACGCGTCGAGAACCTCACCGTCACCGCCGGGCAGCCCTTGCTGGAGGGCGTCACGTTCTCGGTAGGCGCCGGCGAGTACGCGGTGCTGATGGGGCCTACCGGCAGCGGCAAGACCTCGCTGCTCGAGACCCTCTGCGGCCTCCGCCCGCGTGGTAGGGGACGCATCGAGATCGGCGGCCGCGACGTGAGCCGAGCGGCCGTCGCCGAGCGGCAGATCGGCTATGTGTCGCAGGCCGCCTCATTGTTCCCGACCATGACCGTGCGGGAGAACCTGAGTTTTCCCGGCATGATCCGCGGCGTGCGGGCGAAGCAACAGCGGGAGCAGGCCGACGAGCTTGCCGAGCGGCTTGCGGTCACGCACCTGCTCGGGCGGCGGGCGGCTGACCTCAGCGGCGGGGAGGCCCAGCGTGTCGCCCTTGGCCGGGCGCTCGCGTCCAAGCCGATCTTGCTGCTGCTCGACGAACCATTGTCGGCCCTCGACCACGCCGTTCACGCGGAGATGGTCACGCTGCTCAAGAGCGTGCAGCAAGCAACCGGCGTCACCACGCTGCATGTGACCCACAACCGCGTCGAGGCCCAGCAGGTCGCCGACCGCGTGTTCGCGATCGAAGGGCGCTGTATCGGCGAGTGCGCGGCGTCGCCCGCCAGCGGGAGCGAGGCCGCGCGGTGA
- the modA gene encoding molybdate ABC transporter substrate-binding protein → MSQFNPLTKLIAGCLIAIGVLVALLPSNGPNRSGESLMVYCAASLRRPLEEVAARFEGEEGVSVQLQFGGSNTLLSQIEASRQGDLFLSADRRYLDVGRERGLIGEIISVAQMRPVVVVRRGRGDSVRTLDDLLELRLASGSPDQAAIGRVTRDLLRAAGRWDAFDQRVRTAGVYKPTVNDVAADVVLGSVDAGIVWDALAAQMPELEAISLPELAEGRSEIGIGVLTSSKAPAAALRFARNLIADDGGAEVFRSYGYQAVATAEGRGTTESGAPP, encoded by the coding sequence GTGAGCCAGTTCAACCCACTGACGAAGCTGATCGCGGGCTGCCTGATCGCGATTGGCGTGTTGGTTGCCCTGCTTCCCAGCAACGGGCCCAACCGCTCGGGCGAGTCGCTGATGGTGTACTGCGCCGCCAGCCTGCGGCGCCCCTTGGAAGAAGTCGCCGCCCGTTTCGAGGGTGAAGAGGGGGTGTCGGTCCAACTGCAATTTGGCGGATCCAACACGCTGCTGAGCCAGATCGAGGCTTCTCGCCAGGGAGACCTGTTCCTCTCTGCGGACCGGCGCTACCTCGATGTGGGACGCGAGCGGGGCCTGATTGGGGAAATCATCTCAGTCGCCCAGATGCGGCCGGTGGTCGTGGTGCGTCGCGGCCGGGGCGATTCGGTCCGGACGCTCGACGATCTGCTCGAGCTGCGGCTCGCGAGCGGCAGCCCCGATCAGGCCGCCATCGGACGCGTTACCCGCGATCTGCTTAGGGCGGCGGGGCGGTGGGACGCGTTCGACCAGCGTGTCCGCACCGCCGGCGTTTACAAGCCGACCGTCAACGACGTAGCGGCCGACGTGGTGCTGGGGAGCGTCGACGCGGGGATCGTCTGGGACGCGCTCGCTGCGCAGATGCCCGAACTCGAGGCGATCTCGCTGCCCGAGTTGGCTGAGGGGAGATCCGAAATCGGAATCGGCGTGCTGACATCGAGCAAGGCCCCCGCGGCGGCGCTGCGATTCGCCCGCAACCTAATTGCAGACGACGGGGGGGCCGAGGTGTTCCGCTCCTACGGGTATCAAGCCGTTGCGACCGCCGAGGGACGCGGGACAACCGAGTCGGGGGCGCCCCCATGA
- a CDS encoding ABC transporter permease — MSTDPTPTRTRTVGRSDRWFWGTAGAVCGLYLAVLGGLIAADAGYIAGIGPFAEDKKDAANPLWSALADPDIRHSLHLTLVSCSITSILSLLTATPIGYLLSRRQFRGRALVDTLLDVPIVLPPLAIGVSLLILFQTLPASLRDAVVYQTPAVIVAQYVVASAFAIRSMRVTFDQIDPRLEQVAQTLGASRLQAFGWVVLPEARSGMLSATLLAWARSLGEFGPLLVFAGATRGKTEVLSTTVFLELSIGDLRSAVAVSLLMIVISVAALTLARVLGGRTRD, encoded by the coding sequence ATGAGCACCGATCCAACACCAACTCGGACGCGGACGGTTGGCCGCTCCGACCGCTGGTTCTGGGGGACGGCGGGGGCGGTCTGCGGCCTGTACCTGGCGGTGCTAGGGGGACTGATCGCGGCCGACGCCGGCTACATCGCGGGCATTGGCCCGTTCGCGGAAGACAAGAAGGACGCCGCTAACCCGCTCTGGTCGGCGCTGGCGGACCCCGACATCCGTCATTCGCTGCACCTAACGCTGGTGAGCTGCAGCATCACCAGCATCTTGTCTCTGCTGACCGCGACGCCGATCGGCTACCTGCTCTCCAGGCGGCAGTTCCGCGGCAGGGCGCTGGTCGACACGCTGCTCGACGTACCGATCGTGCTGCCGCCGTTGGCGATCGGCGTCAGCCTGCTGATCCTGTTCCAGACGCTGCCTGCCTCGCTACGCGACGCCGTCGTGTACCAGACGCCGGCCGTGATTGTGGCGCAGTACGTCGTGGCGTCGGCGTTCGCGATCCGCTCGATGCGGGTGACGTTCGACCAAATCGATCCGCGTTTGGAACAAGTCGCCCAGACGCTCGGCGCGTCGCGGCTGCAGGCGTTCGGCTGGGTGGTGCTGCCCGAGGCCCGCAGCGGCATGCTCTCGGCTACGCTGCTGGCGTGGGCGCGTTCGCTGGGCGAGTTCGGCCCGCTGCTGGTGTTCGCCGGGGCGACCCGCGGCAAGACCGAGGTGCTCTCGACTACCGTGTTCCTGGAGCTGAGCATCGGCGACCTCCGCAGCGCGGTAGCGGTTTCGCTGCTGATGATCGTGATCTCGGTCGCGGCGCTGACGCTCGCCCGAGTGCTCGGCGGCCGGACCCGCGATTGA
- the hemB gene encoding porphobilinogen synthase: MSLPSYESRGPFPSTRLRRLRRNAWSRALVAEHRLTAADLIWPVFVCEGQNRREPVASMPGVERLSVDLLPAAAANAARLGIPAIAIFPATPADKKTEDAREAFNPENLICRGTRAVKQEVGEALGVVADVALDPYSSHGQDGLVVDGYVDNDTTLDALVRQAVVQAEAGCDVIAPSDMMDGRIGGIRLALDESGFERVLTMSYAAKYASAFYGPFRDAVGSAGALGGGDKRTYQMDPANADEALHEVALDLAEGADMVMVKPGMPYLDIVARVKQQFRVPTYAYQVSGEYAMLSAAAQNGWVDRQQTALESLLAFKRAGADGILTYFAIEAAEWLAAE; the protein is encoded by the coding sequence ATGTCGCTGCCCTCCTACGAATCTCGTGGCCCGTTCCCCAGCACCCGCCTGCGGCGCCTGCGTCGCAACGCGTGGTCACGCGCGCTGGTCGCCGAGCACCGCCTGACCGCCGCGGACCTGATCTGGCCGGTGTTCGTGTGCGAGGGCCAGAACCGGCGTGAGCCGGTGGCGTCGATGCCCGGGGTCGAGCGGCTCAGCGTCGACCTGCTGCCGGCGGCCGCCGCCAACGCGGCCCGCCTCGGTATCCCGGCGATCGCGATTTTCCCCGCCACGCCCGCCGACAAGAAGACCGAGGACGCCCGCGAGGCGTTCAACCCCGAAAACCTGATCTGCCGCGGCACCCGTGCGGTCAAGCAGGAGGTCGGCGAAGCGCTGGGCGTCGTGGCCGATGTGGCGCTCGACCCCTATTCGAGCCACGGGCAGGACGGCCTGGTGGTAGACGGCTACGTCGACAACGACACGACGCTCGACGCCCTCGTCCGCCAGGCCGTGGTCCAGGCGGAGGCCGGCTGCGACGTCATCGCCCCCAGCGACATGATGGACGGCCGCATCGGCGGCATCCGCCTGGCGCTCGACGAGAGTGGGTTCGAGCGGGTGCTGACCATGTCCTATGCGGCCAAGTACGCCAGCGCCTTCTACGGACCGTTCCGGGACGCGGTCGGCAGCGCGGGCGCGCTAGGCGGCGGCGACAAACGCACCTACCAGATGGACCCCGCCAACGCCGACGAGGCGTTGCACGAGGTGGCGCTCGACCTGGCCGAGGGCGCCGACATGGTAATGGTCAAGCCGGGCATGCCGTACCTCGACATTGTCGCCCGCGTGAAGCAGCAGTTCCGCGTCCCGACGTACGCCTACCAGGTGAGCGGCGAGTACGCGATGCTGTCGGCCGCCGCGCAGAACGGCTGGGTCGACCGCCAGCAGACGGCGCTCGAGAGCCTGCTGGCGTTCAAGCGGGCCGGGGCCGACGGGATCCTCACCTACTTCGCCATCGAGGCGGCCGAGTGGCTGGCCGCCGAGTAG